From Nicotiana tabacum cultivar K326 chromosome 22, ASM71507v2, whole genome shotgun sequence, one genomic window encodes:
- the LOC107814740 gene encoding F-box protein CPR1-like yields the protein MTDKTMKILPEDVAIYIFFRLPVKSLSRFKCVTKSWYTLIKSSNFINLHLNRTTTTKDEFILFKRTHKEPQGFKNILSFLLSADGEDDLDSISPDLDVPYLSTSYGSIFHQLTGPCTGLIFLTDSINFVLLNPATRNYRLLPSSPFVCPRGFYRSIGGVGFGYDSVKNKYKVVRISEIYGDPPFNDPSVVEWKGEVYDSSTDSWRELANVDPELPWPYTFPFSEMFFKGAFHWYAHRNMVVILCFDISTEVFRTMQVPETCASYDEKCHSLAVLDESLTFICYPDPKRESSPVQETTDIWIMLEYTVNESWIKKYTIKSPPIVSPLAVWKDFLLLLQDKSGFLISYDLNSDTVKEFKLDGYTGSLRVIVYSESLIPIPFGSTQVQKFQ from the coding sequence ATGACAGATAAAACCATGAAAATATTGCCGGAAGATGTGGcgatttatatattttttaggcTTCCAGTGAAATCTCTATCGCGATTCAAATGTGTTACCAAAAGTTGGTACACTCTCATAAAATCGTCTAATTTCATCAATCTTCATCTCAACCGAACCACTACCACCAAAGATGAATTCATTCTCTTCAAGCGAACCCACAAAGAACCCCAAggatttaaaaatattttgtctTTTCTTCTCAGTGCTGATGGTGAAGATGATCTTGATTCTATTTCTCCTGATCTTGATGTGCCATATCTGTCTACTAGTTACGGTAGTATTTTTCATCAACTCACTGGTCCTTGCACTGGTTTGATTTTTTTGACAGACTCCATAAACTTTGTCTTATTAAATCCAGCTACTAGAAATTATAGGCTTCTCCCATCTAGCCCTTTTGTTTGCCCTCGGGGTTTCTATCGTTCTATTGGTGGTGTTGGATTTGGCTATGACTctgttaaaaataaatataaagtagtTAGAATTTCAGAAATTTACGGGGATCCTCCGTTCAATGATCCCAGTGTGGTGGAGTGGAAAGGTGAGGTTTATGATTCGAGCACTGATTCTTGGAGAGAACTAGCTAATGTGGATCCCGAGTTGCCCTGGCCTTATACGTTCCCTTTCTCTGAGATGTTTTTCAAGGGAGCCTTTCATTGGTATGCCCACAGAAATATGGTGGTAATTCTTTGTTTTGATATCAGTACTGAAGTTTTTCGCACAATGCAAGTGCCTGAAACTTGTGCTTCGTACGACGAGAAATGTCATAGCCTCGCAGTCTTAGATGAGTCTCTAACCTTTATTTGTTACCCTGACCCAAAGAGAGAAAGTAGTCCAGTACAAGAAACAACTGACATTTGGATAATGCTGGAGTACACTGTAAACGAGTCTTGGATTAAGAAATATACAATTAAATCTCCTCCTATTGTATCCCCATTGGCAGTTTGGAAGGATTTTCTATTGCTTCTTCAAGACAAAAGTGGATTTCTGATTTCATACGATCTTAATTCTGATACAGTCAAGGAGTTCAAATTAGATGGCTATACTGGAAGTTTGAGAGTAATAGTTTACAGCGAAAGCTTGATTCCAATTCCTTTCGGTAGTACACAAGTTCAAAAATTTCAGTGA